One part of the Phoenix dactylifera cultivar Barhee BC4 chromosome 4, palm_55x_up_171113_PBpolish2nd_filt_p, whole genome shotgun sequence genome encodes these proteins:
- the LOC103719332 gene encoding uncharacterized protein LOC103719332, translated as MAARAALAFSLRRFSPRTPAAKIPRRGLASGGDHHGPPKVNIWEDPLSPSKWKEEHFVLASLSGWGLLGYGGYKLFGGKAEKKEEVAAASAH; from the exons ATGGCGGCCCGGGCGGCGCTCGCTTTCTCTCTCCGGCGATTCTCTCCTCGCACCCCGGCGGCGAAGATTCCCCGGCGCGGTCTCGCCAGCGGCGGAG ATCATCATGGACCTCCGAAGGTTAACATTTGGGAAGATCCACTAAGCCCTTCTAAATGGAAGGAAGAACAT TTTGTACTGGCCAGTTTAAGTGGCTGGGGTTTGCTAGGCTATGGAGGATACAAGCTTTTTGGTGGAAAGgcagagaagaaggaagag